One Panicum virgatum strain AP13 chromosome 9K, P.virgatum_v5, whole genome shotgun sequence genomic region harbors:
- the LOC120650955 gene encoding probable protein S-acyltransferase 22 isoform X1: protein MRRHGWQLPYHPLQVVAIAVFLALGFAFYVFFVPFVGGDELQYVVVGLYTPLITCVVVLYVWCAATDPGDPGIFKSKRVPKIQENSDHECPEGKSLSDGCSAVNNSEKLSSIFEGKDAPSHPGLAGVLCLICSPFSRLCKTCFHLHDQSSEQHGSEEGMFFCSLCEAEVLQHSKHCRVCDKCVDGFDHHCRWLNTCVGKRNYKRFFILMASAVLLLIMQWLVGTLVLILCFMKRGEFSGKIVSNLGSSFSITAFVVVLVTCTLLAMIATIPLSQLLCFHILLIKKGISTYDYIVALREQEEQQEHVEHQSPQMSIISSVTGFSTTSSVGPLHRGAWCTPPRLLLEDQYVSYPDMPQNSVGKKTKEDEGTKRKPPVKISPWTLARLNAEEVSKAAAEAKKKSKVLQPITRHREVPKPDKSRVLLPEQSPDACGRTSASGTDSNLSDMAMETPGSLAPLQHEARSVFQPSIASSIRNLNLTSSPESSLDSPDLHPFRVSMSGADELRSFMSIAASASSAQKSIALSRSTSGGYEASGGEDSDRIPTRIVHRSSNWTNVILNSGRREMASDLRIPSSGG, encoded by the exons ATGAGGAGGCATGGGTGGCAGCTGCCTTACCACCCTCTCCAG GTGGTGGCGATAGCGGTCTTCCTGGCGCTAGGCTTCGCTTTCTACGTCTTCTTCGTGCCGTTTGTAGGGGGAGATGAGCTGCAGTATGTGGTCGTCGGCCTCTACACCCCTTTG ATCACCTGTGTTGTCGTGTTATATGTATGGTGTGCTGCAACAGATCCTGGTGATCCAGGCATTTTTAAATCGAAAAGGGTcccaaaaattcaagaaaattCTGATCATGAATGCCCAGAAGGGAAGTCATTAAGCGATGGTTGCAGTGCTGTTAATAACAGCGAGAAATTAAGCagtatttttgaaggaaaagatGCACCATCTCACCCTGGATTGGCCGGAGTTCTTTGCTTGATATGCAGCCCGTTTTCTCGCTTATGCAAAACATGCTTCCACTTACATGATCAATCTTCAGAACAACATGGAAGTGAAGAAGGCATGTTTTTCTGCAGCTTATGTGAGGCAGAG GTTTTGCAGCACAGTAAGCATTGTAGAGTTTGTGACAAGTGTGTAGATGGCTTTGATCACCACTGTAGG TGGCTCAACACTTGCGTTGGGAAAAGAAACTACAAAAGATTCTTCATTCTGATGGCTTCAGCAGTCCTCTTG CTTATAATGCAGTGGTTGGTCGGCACACTTGTCTTGATTCTTTGCTTTATGAAGCGAGGGGAGTTCTCTGGGAAGATCGTCTCAAACCTTGGAAGCAGCTTCTCGATTACAGCTTTTGTAgttgttttg GTAACATGTACCTTACTTGCAATGATTGCAACAATACCACTCTCCCAACTTTTGTGCTTCCACATTCTTCTTATCAAAAAA GGAATCAGCACATACGACTACATTGTAGCTCTGCGTGAGCaggaagaacagcaagaacatgTTGAGCACCAGAGCCCGCAGATGTCCATCATTAGCTCTGTCACTGGATTTAGTACTACTAGCTCTGTTGGTCCTCTTCATCGTGGGGCATGGTGTACTCCACCAAGATTACTTCTTGAAGATCAG TACGTCTCTTATCCGGACATGCCACAGAATTCCGTGGGCAAGAAGACGAAGGAAGATGAAGGAACCAAAAGAAAACCTCCTGTAAAAATCAGTCCCTGGACACTGGCTCGCCTTAACGCTGAGGAAGTATCAAAGGCTGCTGCTGAGGCCAAAAAGAAATCCAAAGTTCTTCAGCCAATCACAAGACACAGGGAGGTTCCTAAGCCTGACAAAAGTAGGGTGTTACTACCTGAACAATCTCCTGATGCCTGTGGAAGGACATCAGCGAGTGGAACTGATAGCAACTTGAGCGACATGGCAATGGAAACACCTGGTAGTTTGGCCCCATTACAGCATGAAGCAAGGAGCGTCTTCCAACCAAGCATCGCATCATCCATCAGGAACCTCAACCTTACTTCATCACCAGAGAGTAGCCTGGACTCACCTGATCTTCATCCCTTCCGTGTCTCAATGTCAGGAGCCGATGAACTTCGTAGCTTCATGTCAATTGCAGCTTCAGCATCCAGTGCTCAGAAAAGCATTGCGCTTTCAAGGTCAACAAGTGGCGGGTATGAGGCATCTGGAGGTGAGGACAGCGATCGCATACCCACAAGGATTGTGCACCGATCATCGAATTGGACAAATGTCATTCTTAACTCGGGTCGGCGGGAAATGGCATCGGATCTAAGGATCCCTTCATCTGGAGGGTAG
- the LOC120650956 gene encoding UPF0434 protein CCNA_00107-like, whose product MRRTAMLFSHAGAGRRGIQQALADALVCPLSKKPLRYCEASGSLVSDAVGVSFPIEDGIPCLVPKDGKLFEENSEKSEQEPILRDSSG is encoded by the exons ATGAGGCGGACGGCGATGCTGTTCagccacgccggcgccggccggcggggcaTCCAGCAGGCTCTCGCCGACGCGCTGGTCTGCCCACTCTCCAAGAAGCCTCTCAG GTACTGCGAGGCCAGCGGGTCCCTCGTCAGCGACGCCGTCGGCGTGTCCTTCCCG ATAGAAGATGGGATTCCTTGCCTTGTTCCGAAAGATGGGAAGTTGTTTGAGGAGAACTCCGAGAAATCAGAACAAGAGCCCATCCTTAGGGATTCTTCTGGTTGA
- the LOC120650955 gene encoding probable protein S-acyltransferase 22 isoform X2 has product MRRHGWQLPYHPLQVVAIAVFLALGFAFYVFFVPFVGGDELQYVVVGLYTPLITCVVVLYVWCAATDPGDPGIFKSKRVPKIQENSDHECPEGKSLSDGCSAVNNSEKLSSIFEGKDAPSHPGLAGVLCLICSPFSRLCKTCFHLHDQSSEQHGSEEGMFFCSLCEAEVLQHSKHCRVCDKCVDGFDHHCRWLNTCVGKRNYKRFFILMASAVLLLIMQWLVGTLVLILCFMKRGEFSGKIVSNLGSSFSITAFVVVLGISTYDYIVALREQEEQQEHVEHQSPQMSIISSVTGFSTTSSVGPLHRGAWCTPPRLLLEDQYVSYPDMPQNSVGKKTKEDEGTKRKPPVKISPWTLARLNAEEVSKAAAEAKKKSKVLQPITRHREVPKPDKSRVLLPEQSPDACGRTSASGTDSNLSDMAMETPGSLAPLQHEARSVFQPSIASSIRNLNLTSSPESSLDSPDLHPFRVSMSGADELRSFMSIAASASSAQKSIALSRSTSGGYEASGGEDSDRIPTRIVHRSSNWTNVILNSGRREMASDLRIPSSGG; this is encoded by the exons ATGAGGAGGCATGGGTGGCAGCTGCCTTACCACCCTCTCCAG GTGGTGGCGATAGCGGTCTTCCTGGCGCTAGGCTTCGCTTTCTACGTCTTCTTCGTGCCGTTTGTAGGGGGAGATGAGCTGCAGTATGTGGTCGTCGGCCTCTACACCCCTTTG ATCACCTGTGTTGTCGTGTTATATGTATGGTGTGCTGCAACAGATCCTGGTGATCCAGGCATTTTTAAATCGAAAAGGGTcccaaaaattcaagaaaattCTGATCATGAATGCCCAGAAGGGAAGTCATTAAGCGATGGTTGCAGTGCTGTTAATAACAGCGAGAAATTAAGCagtatttttgaaggaaaagatGCACCATCTCACCCTGGATTGGCCGGAGTTCTTTGCTTGATATGCAGCCCGTTTTCTCGCTTATGCAAAACATGCTTCCACTTACATGATCAATCTTCAGAACAACATGGAAGTGAAGAAGGCATGTTTTTCTGCAGCTTATGTGAGGCAGAG GTTTTGCAGCACAGTAAGCATTGTAGAGTTTGTGACAAGTGTGTAGATGGCTTTGATCACCACTGTAGG TGGCTCAACACTTGCGTTGGGAAAAGAAACTACAAAAGATTCTTCATTCTGATGGCTTCAGCAGTCCTCTTG CTTATAATGCAGTGGTTGGTCGGCACACTTGTCTTGATTCTTTGCTTTATGAAGCGAGGGGAGTTCTCTGGGAAGATCGTCTCAAACCTTGGAAGCAGCTTCTCGATTACAGCTTTTGTAgttgttttg GGAATCAGCACATACGACTACATTGTAGCTCTGCGTGAGCaggaagaacagcaagaacatgTTGAGCACCAGAGCCCGCAGATGTCCATCATTAGCTCTGTCACTGGATTTAGTACTACTAGCTCTGTTGGTCCTCTTCATCGTGGGGCATGGTGTACTCCACCAAGATTACTTCTTGAAGATCAG TACGTCTCTTATCCGGACATGCCACAGAATTCCGTGGGCAAGAAGACGAAGGAAGATGAAGGAACCAAAAGAAAACCTCCTGTAAAAATCAGTCCCTGGACACTGGCTCGCCTTAACGCTGAGGAAGTATCAAAGGCTGCTGCTGAGGCCAAAAAGAAATCCAAAGTTCTTCAGCCAATCACAAGACACAGGGAGGTTCCTAAGCCTGACAAAAGTAGGGTGTTACTACCTGAACAATCTCCTGATGCCTGTGGAAGGACATCAGCGAGTGGAACTGATAGCAACTTGAGCGACATGGCAATGGAAACACCTGGTAGTTTGGCCCCATTACAGCATGAAGCAAGGAGCGTCTTCCAACCAAGCATCGCATCATCCATCAGGAACCTCAACCTTACTTCATCACCAGAGAGTAGCCTGGACTCACCTGATCTTCATCCCTTCCGTGTCTCAATGTCAGGAGCCGATGAACTTCGTAGCTTCATGTCAATTGCAGCTTCAGCATCCAGTGCTCAGAAAAGCATTGCGCTTTCAAGGTCAACAAGTGGCGGGTATGAGGCATCTGGAGGTGAGGACAGCGATCGCATACCCACAAGGATTGTGCACCGATCATCGAATTGGACAAATGTCATTCTTAACTCGGGTCGGCGGGAAATGGCATCGGATCTAAGGATCCCTTCATCTGGAGGGTAG